A region from the Eleginops maclovinus isolate JMC-PN-2008 ecotype Puerto Natales chromosome 17, JC_Emac_rtc_rv5, whole genome shotgun sequence genome encodes:
- the LOC134879116 gene encoding protein mono-ADP-ribosyltransferase PARP11-like: protein MCSNEEVEYMDLSDSPWCWYYLADCGRWHRFEDDPDYPLRSEDIEKYYQKNSKGVLNTSSCNSQRKIDFSAMLQTDLLTGRQRTIQKAVNIERSCSCYSAPPVFWEKVDPKCPYQLIPLNELTPEYHTVADYVKTEGLLAAAIVSIIRIQNMDLWEMYCRKKKQLMRIQDAKLIQEKRLFHGTDSTNVDSICKYNFDLRLTGKHGCMYGKGIYFAKHATYADKFSVGSIHPLQLYGRETLGVPGVCTKVIFLARVIIGKSKVGQAEYLKPDHGITENTHYSCVDDINHPKIFVIFDPNQIYPEYLIQYR, encoded by the exons ATGTGTAGCAATGAGGAAGTGGAATACATGGACTTATCAGACTCCCCATGGTGTTGGTATTATCTGGCAGACTGTGGAAGGTGGCACAGATTTGAG GACGACCCTGATTACCCCCTGAGGAGCGAGGATATTGAAAAATATTACCAAAAAAACTCTAAAGGAGTATTGAATACATCATCCTGTAATAGTCAACGCAAGATCGACTTCTCAG CCATGTTACAGACTGACCTCCTCACAGGAAGGCAGAGAACAATCCAAAAGGCTGTCAACATTGAAAGAAG TTGCTCCTGCTACAGTGCTCCTCCTGTCTTCTGGGAAAAGGTGGATCCAAAGTGTCCATATCAG TTAATCCCTCTCAATGAACTCACCCCTGAGTATCACACTGTGGCAGACTACGTGAAGACAGAGGGATTGTTGGCGGCAGCCATCGTATCAATCATCAGGATACAGAATATGGACCTATGGGAGATGTACTGTCG GAAAAAGAAGCAGCTAATGCGAATCCAGGATGCCAAACTAATTCAGGAGAAGAGACTCTTTCATGGGACAGATAGTACGAATGTTGACAGCATTTGCAAGTATAACTTTGATTTACGACTGACTGGAAAACATGGCTGCATGTATGGCAAAG gGATATATTTTGCAAAACACGCCACATATGCAGACAAATTCAGTGTAGGCAGCATACATCCGTTGCAGCTGTATGGAAGGGAAACACTTGGTGTTCCAGGTGTCTGCACCAAAGTGATATTTCTGGCTCGTGTGATAATCGGAAAATCAAAGGTTGGACAGGCTGAGTATCTGAAACCTGATCATGGAATTACTGAGAACACTCACTACAGCTGTGTGGATGATATCAATCATCCCAAGatctttgttatttttgatcCAAATCAAATATACCCTGAGTATTTGATTCAGTATAGATGA